GGGCCGAATGAGGATTACGACCGCTATCCGCGGGACCTGGAGCGGGACGCGCGCCTGGCCGGGCAGGTAGGGGTGGACGCCATATTCAATCCGTCCGTGGAGGAAATGTACCCGGCCGGTTACTGCACCTACGTCGATGTGGAGCGGCTTACCGGGAAGCTGTGCGGTCTCTCCCGGCCCGGCCACTTTCGCGGCGTTTGCACGGTGGTAACCAAGCTTTTCAACATAGTCAAGCCCGATTATGCCTTTTTCGGGCAAAAGGATGCCCAGCAGGCGCTGGTGATCAAAAGGATGGCGGCCGACCTGAACATGGACCTGGAAGTGATTACGGTTCCCACGGTACGGGAGGCGGACGGGCTGGCCATGAGCTCCCGCAATGTTTACCTCGACCCGGAGCAGCGCCGCGCCGCCCTGGTCCTTTCCCGCAGTCTGGAAAAGGCGGGGGAGGCCTTCCGGGCCGGGGAGAGGGACGCCTCGAAACTGCGCCAGATGGTTTTGGACATGAT
The window above is part of the Pelotomaculum thermopropionicum SI genome. Proteins encoded here:
- the PanC gene encoding panthothenate synthetase, which gives rise to MLVCNTISEIRAFVREARSKGRSIGFVPTMGYLHEGHLELMRRAKERCDTVVISIFVNPTQFGPNEDYDRYPRDLERDARLAGQVGVDAIFNPSVEEMYPAGYCTYVDVERLTGKLCGLSRPGHFRGVCTVVTKLFNIVKPDYAFFGQKDAQQALVIKRMAADLNMDLEVITVPTVREADGLAMSSRNVYLDPEQRRAALVLSRSLEKAGEAFRAGERDASKLRQMVLDMIKAEPLANIDYVEIYSYPELEPLDQINGPALLALAVKIGQTRLIDNAILGQL